One segment of Carya illinoinensis cultivar Pawnee chromosome 1, C.illinoinensisPawnee_v1, whole genome shotgun sequence DNA contains the following:
- the LOC122309503 gene encoding hydroquinone glucosyltransferase-like — MEGLQSARSKATHVAILPSPGIGHLIPLVEFAKRLVHLQHSCINVTFIVPTDGPPTEAQRSVLASLPTSINHVFLPPVDLDNIPGGTSIETIIFLTVARSLPSIREALKSLAETNKLAALVVDLFGSDAFDVAREFNAYPYVFFPSTAMALSLFLYLPKLDEMVSCEYRDHPELVRIPGCIPIHGKDLVDLVQDRKNEAYKWLLHHAKRYPMAEGIMANSFLELEPGAIKFLQAEVPGKPTVYPVGPLVNMGSSVKVEGCECLQWLDEQPHGSVLFVSFGSVGTLSSHQITELALGLERSEQRFLWVVRSPNDEDSSATFFSIQSQKNPLDFLPKGFVERTKGRGLLIPSWAPQAQVLSHGSTGGFLTHCGWNSILESVVNGIPLIAWPLYAEQKMNAIMLTKDIKVALRPKHNENGIVVREEIARIAKALMKGEEGKGVRTRMKDLKDAASKALSEDGSSTKTLSELALKWKNKN, encoded by the coding sequence ATGGAAGGCCTTCAATCTGCACGATCAAAAGCAACCCATGTCGCCATTCTTCCCAGTCCCGGCATAGGACATCTCATCCCCCTCGTCGAGTTCGCCAAGCGACTCGTCCACCTCCAACACAGCTGCATCAACGTCACCTTCATCGTCCCCACCGACGGACCGCCCACCGAGGCCCAAAGGTCCGTCCTTGCCTCCCTCCCCACCTCCATAAATCACGTCTTCCTCCCTCCCGTCGACCTCGACAATATCCCCGGAGGAACCAGTATTGAAACCATCATTTTTCTGACCGTGGCTCGCTCTCTTCCTTCCATTCGTGAGGCCTTGAAGTCGTTGGCTGAAACTAATAAGCTGGCGGCTCTCGTTGTTGACCTCTTTGGCTCCGACGCCTTCGATGTTGCCAGGGAATTCAACGCCTATCCGTACGTATTCTTCCCCTCCACGGCCATGGCTTTGTCTTTGTTCTTGTATCTGCCGAAGCTCGATGAAATGGTTTCTTGCGAGTACAGAGACCATCCTGAGCTGGTGAGAATTCCTGGGTGCATTCCAATTCACGGCAAAGATTTGGTAGACCTGGTTCAAGACCGGAAAAACGAGGCCTACAAATGGCTGCTTCACCACGCAAAACGCTATCCCATGGCCGAGGGAATTATGGCGAACAGCTTCCTGGAGTTGGAACCAGGAGCTATAAAATTTTTGCAAGCAGAAGTACCTGGGAAACCGACCGTTTACCCTGTTGGGCCGCTCGTGAATATGGGCTCAAGCGTTAAGGTTGAGGGGTGCGAGTGTCtgcaatggttggatgagcaacCACATGGCTCGGTCTTGTTTGTCTCTTTCGGAAGTGTTGGAACCCTCTCTTCTCACCAGATTACTGAGTTGGCTTTGGGGTTGGAGAGGAGTGAGCAGAGATTCTTGTGGGTAGTGAGGAGCCCAAATGATGAAGATTCCAGTGCCACTTTTTTCAGTATCCAAAGCCAGAAAAACCCTCTTGATTTCTTGCCAAAAGGATTTGTGGAAAGGACCAAGGGGCGGGGTTTATTGATTCCATCTTGGGCACCACAGGCCCAAGTCCTGAGCCATGGCTCTACCGGAGGGTTCCTAACCCATTGCGGTTGGAATTCCATCCTCGAGAGTGTTGTGAATGGCATACCTTTGATTGCTTGGCCGCTCTATGCAGAACAGAAAATGAATGCCATTATGCTGACCAAGGACATCAAGGTGGCTTTGAGACCAAAGCATAACGAAAATGGAATTGTAGTAAGAGAAGAAATTGCCAGAATTGCCAAGGCTTTAATGAAAGGTGAAGAAGGGAAGGGGGTGAGGACCCGTATGAAGGACCTCAAGGACGCAGCTTCAAAGGCTCTGAGTGAAGATGGGTCTTCTACAAAGACGCTGTCCGAGTTGGCTCTCAAGTGgaagaacaaaaattaa